The following are encoded in a window of Chitinophagaceae bacterium genomic DNA:
- a CDS encoding LamG domain-containing protein encodes MRLIPCLLLFLSGICNAQVDIKTGLQAYYPFNGNANDASGNNNHPIFNNAGITSDRFGNPNSAYHFDGVYQYMRIRNSPSLNFGNQITLSVWVRPTGFYYDICHASQVISKGGGNYNPGNYALRFDDALFSNGTGCSGTACDSLHQNFRGTGTILTPYNDFIKKGQWYSVIYTNDGKTAKLYVDCEQKYSVVFPETFTNNEDLFIGKSDDDLFPFWLNGDVDDIRIYDRALAIEEITALCRESPEINKPEPLKEVKLEKRNNDVLREITVDNDSIMVTLYDNGEIDGDSVTLIYNNKVITSHQRLTGKPLTYMLKVNPGNSSNELVMYAENLGSIPPNTALMIIQDGNKRYELNVSSTRNTNGVISFKLRE; translated from the coding sequence ATGCGATTGATCCCATGCCTTCTTTTATTCCTTTCCGGTATTTGCAATGCCCAGGTAGATATCAAAACCGGTTTACAGGCTTACTATCCCTTTAACGGCAATGCCAATGATGCCAGCGGGAATAATAATCACCCCATCTTCAATAATGCCGGCATAACCAGCGACCGGTTCGGGAATCCCAACAGTGCTTACCATTTTGATGGCGTTTACCAGTACATGCGGATAAGGAATAGTCCATCATTGAACTTCGGTAACCAGATCACCCTTTCGGTTTGGGTGAGGCCCACCGGCTTTTATTATGATATCTGCCATGCCAGCCAGGTGATCAGCAAAGGAGGCGGTAATTACAATCCCGGTAATTATGCCCTGCGTTTTGATGATGCCTTGTTCTCCAACGGAACCGGTTGCAGCGGAACAGCCTGCGACTCGCTGCACCAGAATTTCCGGGGCACGGGCACCATCCTCACTCCCTACAATGATTTTATCAAAAAAGGCCAGTGGTATTCCGTCATCTATACCAATGATGGTAAGACCGCAAAGCTTTACGTGGATTGTGAACAGAAGTATTCGGTGGTATTTCCGGAAACCTTTACCAATAATGAGGATCTTTTCATTGGCAAATCCGATGACGATCTTTTTCCCTTCTGGCTCAATGGCGATGTGGATGATATCCGTATCTATGACCGGGCGCTTGCGATTGAAGAAATAACTGCCTTATGCAGGGAAAGCCCTGAGATAAATAAGCCCGAACCACTCAAGGAAGTAAAATTAGAGAAGCGCAATAATGATGTTCTCCGGGAAATTACCGTAGACAATGATTCCATCATGGTAACCCTGTATGATAATGGCGAAATTGACGGCGACAGCGTAACCCTTATCTACAACAATAAAGTGATCACCAGCCACCAGCGGCTTACCGGCAAACCCCTCACCTATATGCTTAAAGTAAACCCGGGCAATAGCAGCAATGAACTGGTAATGTATGCAGAGAACCTGGGCAGCATTCCGCCCAACACCGCATTGATGATCATCCAGGACGGGAATAAACGGTATGAACTGAACGTGAGCAGCACCAGGAATACCAACGGGGTGATATCGTTCAAATTGAGAGAATGA
- a CDS encoding peptide chain release factor 3 → MKYISEINKRKTFAIISHPDAGKTTLTEKFLLFGGAIQTAGAVKSNKIKKHATSDFMEIERQRGISVATSVMTFEYQGYLINLLDTPGHKDFAEDTYRTLTAVDSVVLVIDSVNGVEAQTRRLMEVIAMRNTPVIVFINKMDRDGKNRFDLLEEIENELKIQLHPMTIPINSGKDFKGVYDLNKKSLVLFTAGTRANDEDVVEITDLNDGLLDAKIGGKDAATLREDVELIDGVYGELAEADYLGGKTAPVFFGSAVNNFGVKEMLDTFIRIAPTPRPRHTTTRDIKPGEDKFSGFVFKIHANLDPKHRDRIAFLRVCSGKFERNKYYHHVRNDKDLRFSNPYSFLARQKDVIEEAYPGDVVGLFDTGNFKIGDTLTEGEDFYFTGIPSFSPEIFKEVVNKDPMKTKQLEKGLLQLTDEGVAQLFTQFGGNKKIIGCVGELQFEVIQYRLLQEYGASVQMNNLPFYKACWLVSKDPKKLDDFIRYKQANIAEDKDGHLVYLAQSEWFLNTEIQNNPDIEFHFTSEIHK, encoded by the coding sequence ATGAAGTACATCAGCGAAATAAATAAGCGTAAAACCTTTGCCATCATCTCTCACCCCGATGCCGGTAAAACGACCCTTACAGAGAAATTCCTTCTTTTTGGGGGCGCCATACAAACTGCGGGTGCGGTAAAAAGTAATAAGATAAAAAAGCATGCCACCAGCGATTTCATGGAGATCGAGCGGCAGCGTGGCATCAGCGTGGCAACCAGCGTAATGACCTTTGAATACCAGGGATACCTGATAAACCTGCTGGATACACCCGGGCACAAGGACTTTGCCGAGGATACATACCGCACGCTGACGGCGGTTGACAGTGTGGTACTGGTGATAGACAGTGTGAACGGGGTGGAAGCTCAGACAAGGCGGTTGATGGAAGTGATCGCCATGCGCAATACCCCGGTGATCGTGTTCATCAATAAAATGGACCGGGATGGCAAGAACCGTTTTGACCTGCTGGAAGAAATTGAAAACGAGTTAAAGATACAGTTGCACCCGATGACCATACCCATCAACAGCGGCAAGGATTTCAAAGGGGTATATGACCTGAACAAAAAGAGCCTGGTATTATTTACCGCAGGAACCAGGGCAAATGACGAAGATGTAGTGGAGATCACAGATCTTAATGACGGCCTGCTGGATGCAAAAATAGGAGGGAAGGATGCCGCTACATTGCGGGAAGATGTGGAACTTATTGATGGTGTTTATGGAGAACTGGCTGAAGCCGATTACCTGGGTGGAAAAACGGCCCCTGTATTTTTCGGAAGTGCCGTTAATAATTTTGGTGTGAAAGAAATGCTGGATACGTTCATCCGCATTGCGCCCACCCCCCGGCCAAGGCATACCACTACCCGGGATATTAAACCGGGGGAAGATAAATTCAGCGGGTTCGTTTTCAAGATACATGCCAACCTGGATCCCAAGCACCGGGACCGGATCGCCTTTCTGCGGGTGTGCAGCGGGAAATTTGAACGCAATAAATATTACCACCACGTACGGAATGACAAGGACCTTCGGTTCAGTAACCCATATAGTTTCCTGGCCCGGCAGAAGGATGTGATCGAAGAAGCTTACCCGGGAGATGTGGTGGGTTTATTTGACACCGGCAACTTTAAAATAGGCGATACCCTCACCGAGGGAGAGGATTTTTACTTCACCGGCATACCCAGTTTCTCACCTGAAATATTTAAAGAGGTAGTGAATAAAGATCCGATGAAAACCAAGCAGTTGGAGAAGGGATTGTTGCAGCTAACTGATGAGGGAGTGGCACAGTTGTTCACACAGTTTGGAGGAAATAAGAAGATCATTGGTTGTGTGGGAGAGCTACAGTTTGAAGTGATCCAATACCGCCTTTTGCAGGAGTATGGGGCGTCTGTTCAGATGAACAACCTGCCCTTTTACAAAGCCTGCTGGCTGGTAAGTAAAGACCCTAAGAAACTGGATGATTTCATTCGGTACAAACAGGCCAATATTGCCGAGGATAAAGACGGCCACCTGGTTTACCTGGCGCAAAGCGAATGGTTCTTAAATACCGAGATACAGAACAACCCAGATATTGAATTTCATTTTACGAGTGAGATACATAAGTAG